A single region of the Pontibacter kalidii genome encodes:
- the ruvA gene encoding Holliday junction branch migration protein RuvA, translating into MIAYIDGKLTHKDPTYVIIEASGVGYQIKIPLSTYSSLPGGERCRLHTFLHIKEDAHTLYGFTTVAEKEAFLHLISISGVGPNTGLMILSSLSVEEIQQAIVREDVRTIQHVKGIGAKTAQRIILELKDKLKKEVLLTDAPVSAAAHNTNRAEALSALVTLGFAKNVAEKTLDAIIKREGSGLSVEELIKFALKSS; encoded by the coding sequence ATGATAGCCTATATCGATGGCAAACTGACACACAAAGATCCAACCTACGTCATTATCGAAGCTAGTGGCGTAGGGTATCAGATCAAGATTCCACTCAGCACCTATTCGTCGTTGCCAGGTGGGGAGCGTTGCAGGCTGCATACGTTCCTGCATATTAAGGAGGACGCCCATACGTTGTACGGCTTTACCACGGTGGCTGAGAAAGAAGCGTTCCTGCACCTGATCTCCATCTCCGGCGTCGGGCCCAATACGGGCCTGATGATCTTGTCTTCGCTGTCGGTGGAGGAGATACAGCAGGCTATTGTGCGGGAGGATGTACGTACCATTCAGCATGTGAAAGGGATAGGCGCTAAAACGGCCCAGCGCATTATCCTGGAACTGAAGGACAAGTTGAAGAAGGAAGTGCTTTTAACCGATGCTCCTGTCTCTGCTGCGGCACACAATACCAACCGTGCCGAGGCGTTATCAGCATTGGTGACCTTGGGCTTTGCGAAGAACGTTGCAGAGAAAACTTTGGACGCAATCATTAAGCGCGAGGGCAGTGGCCTGAGCGTAGAGGAATTAATTAAGTTTGCGTTGAAATCTTCATAA
- a CDS encoding murein hydrolase activator EnvC family protein, translated as MKALYRLAFFFFLLSLPLVTVAQNAKSKAQLEKEKKENLTRIKEANRILQQTAKQKQASIGQLNAIKEKITVQQGVIANISREINLLESDVKETEGIVGALQNDLQKLKEEYATMVYAASKTANSYNKLMFLFAADSFNQFVMRLRYLQQYSEARKKQVELISKVQAALNGQLAVLESKREQKQSLLSKQLAENKNLQSLQQQQNTMISRLSQQESNLKKEVAERQQAVKKLDNLIADIVREEIARAARAARAAGKETSGSPNKVTLTPEAALISSSFAGNKGRLAWPVERGFISQKFGRHNHPVLKGVVVENRGVDIQTAQGSAARAVFEGKVLTVASVPGMNNIVMVQHGEYFTVYAKLKTVTVKPGQDVKLKDTIGTVYTDSDGTTELQFQVWKNSSNMNPESWIAKP; from the coding sequence ATGAAGGCCCTTTACAGATTAGCCTTTTTCTTCTTTCTGCTGAGCCTGCCACTAGTCACCGTGGCTCAAAATGCAAAATCCAAGGCGCAGCTGGAGAAGGAGAAAAAGGAGAACCTCACCCGTATAAAAGAAGCAAACCGCATTCTGCAGCAAACAGCCAAGCAGAAGCAGGCTTCCATTGGCCAACTTAACGCCATCAAGGAGAAGATCACGGTTCAGCAGGGGGTGATTGCCAACATCTCCCGGGAGATTAACCTGCTTGAGTCTGACGTAAAGGAGACAGAGGGCATTGTAGGAGCACTACAAAACGACCTGCAAAAGCTCAAGGAGGAGTATGCAACCATGGTATACGCCGCCTCCAAGACAGCCAACAGCTACAATAAGCTCATGTTTTTGTTCGCCGCTGACTCCTTTAACCAGTTTGTGATGCGCCTGCGCTACCTGCAGCAGTACTCCGAAGCCCGCAAGAAGCAGGTGGAGCTGATAAGCAAGGTACAGGCAGCCCTGAACGGGCAGCTGGCTGTGCTGGAGTCCAAGAGAGAGCAGAAGCAAAGCCTGCTAAGCAAGCAACTGGCCGAGAACAAAAACCTGCAAAGCCTGCAGCAGCAACAGAATACCATGATCTCGCGCCTGAGCCAACAGGAAAGTAACCTGAAGAAAGAAGTGGCAGAGCGGCAGCAGGCTGTAAAGAAACTGGACAACCTGATTGCTGACATTGTGCGCGAGGAAATTGCCCGGGCGGCCAGAGCAGCGCGCGCGGCAGGCAAAGAAACCAGCGGCAGTCCCAACAAAGTAACCCTTACGCCCGAGGCAGCGCTCATCTCCTCCTCCTTCGCCGGAAACAAAGGCAGGCTGGCCTGGCCTGTGGAGCGTGGCTTCATCTCGCAGAAGTTTGGCCGCCACAACCACCCGGTGCTCAAAGGCGTGGTGGTAGAAAACCGCGGTGTAGACATACAAACGGCACAGGGATCTGCCGCACGTGCCGTTTTTGAGGGGAAAGTACTTACAGTAGCCTCCGTACCAGGCATGAACAACATCGTGATGGTGCAGCACGGCGAATACTTTACTGTATATGCCAAACTAAAGACGGTAACAGTAAAGCCAGGGCAGGATGTGAAGCTTAAAGATACAATCGGCACAGTGTATACCGACAGCGACGGCACCACAGAGCTACAGTTCCAGGTTTGGAAAAACAGCTCGAACATGAACCCTGAAAGCTGGATAGCCAAGCCATAA
- a CDS encoding tetratricopeptide repeat protein yields MTTFRNFILATCCLALLATGESTAQSSKKKKKAKAAQEAPAPPVEVQAPSERDRQVSEAMFLDGMRYFMLEDYQQALQLFQKAYTVTPNNAALNYKIGETYLHLKEPKSAMPFAQAAVNLEKKNAYYYLLLAQLHTELQQYDAAAQAFNALLANVPNSNEYLFNLADLYLSQSRYDDALKTYDRIEKEFGDMEQLLVNRQQIYLRQKNVDKAIAEGEKLLKAYPTEIRYYLSQAELYNASRRPEDAIHTLHKALRLEPGNPFAHLMLSDLHRQKGELKESEREVKLAFASSELDIDTKVRILVDFIRQLPNPQIEPVALELVDLTIEKHPEEAKAYAVAADLQTIVGKKQIARDNYLKAVKLDDSHFKIWQQIVLLDAELEQPAEMVKHAEQALELFPNQAVFWFYSGTGHLIEKNFEKAVKALEYGKRLSVGEPELVMQFNMQLGDSYNSLKDYKKSDAAYEAVLAQDADNEHVLNNYSYFLSLRGESLEKARQMSERLVKQHPTNPTYLDTYAWVLYKMGNYTEARKYLEQAVAISDDATIVEHYGDVLFKLGKKEEAVSQWQKAKLKGEASAFIDRKIKEKKLYE; encoded by the coding sequence ATGACAACATTCAGAAACTTTATACTTGCCACCTGCTGCCTTGCCTTACTTGCCACAGGCGAGAGCACGGCGCAATCCTCAAAAAAGAAGAAGAAAGCCAAGGCCGCCCAGGAGGCTCCTGCACCACCCGTAGAGGTGCAGGCCCCCAGCGAGCGCGACAGGCAGGTGAGCGAGGCCATGTTTCTGGATGGAATGAGATATTTTATGCTGGAGGACTACCAACAAGCCCTCCAGCTTTTTCAAAAAGCCTATACCGTAACCCCCAATAACGCCGCCCTGAATTATAAGATCGGCGAGACGTACCTGCACCTGAAAGAGCCGAAGTCGGCCATGCCCTTTGCCCAGGCAGCCGTTAACCTCGAGAAGAAAAACGCCTATTATTACCTGCTGCTGGCCCAGCTGCACACCGAACTGCAGCAGTATGATGCCGCCGCACAGGCCTTTAACGCCCTTTTGGCCAACGTCCCCAACTCGAACGAGTACCTCTTCAACCTGGCTGATCTGTACCTTTCACAGTCGCGCTACGACGATGCGCTGAAGACGTATGATCGCATCGAAAAGGAATTTGGCGACATGGAGCAGCTGCTGGTAAACCGCCAGCAGATATACCTGCGCCAGAAGAACGTGGACAAGGCCATTGCCGAGGGGGAGAAGCTGCTGAAGGCCTACCCTACCGAAATTCGTTATTACCTGTCGCAGGCAGAGCTGTACAACGCCTCCCGCCGCCCCGAAGATGCCATCCATACCCTGCACAAGGCATTGCGCCTGGAGCCGGGCAACCCGTTTGCCCACCTCATGCTCTCTGACCTGCACCGCCAGAAAGGCGAGCTGAAGGAGTCGGAACGAGAGGTAAAACTGGCTTTTGCCAGTAGCGAACTCGATATCGACACGAAAGTGCGCATCCTGGTGGACTTTATCCGCCAGCTGCCTAACCCGCAGATTGAGCCCGTGGCCCTGGAACTGGTGGATTTGACGATTGAAAAGCACCCGGAAGAAGCCAAGGCCTACGCCGTGGCCGCCGACCTGCAGACCATTGTTGGCAAAAAGCAGATCGCCCGCGATAATTACCTGAAGGCCGTGAAGCTGGATGATTCCCATTTTAAGATCTGGCAGCAGATTGTGTTGCTCGATGCCGAGCTGGAGCAGCCTGCTGAAATGGTAAAGCATGCTGAACAGGCGCTGGAGCTGTTTCCGAACCAGGCGGTTTTCTGGTTCTACAGCGGCACCGGCCACCTGATAGAGAAAAACTTTGAGAAGGCCGTAAAGGCCCTGGAGTATGGCAAACGTCTTTCGGTGGGTGAGCCGGAGCTGGTAATGCAGTTTAACATGCAGCTAGGCGATAGCTATAACTCCCTGAAGGACTACAAGAAGTCTGACGCCGCTTACGAAGCTGTGCTGGCGCAGGACGCAGATAACGAGCATGTGCTCAACAACTACAGCTATTTCCTGTCGCTGAGGGGCGAGAGCCTGGAGAAGGCCCGGCAAATGTCAGAGCGGCTGGTAAAGCAGCACCCGACCAACCCCACTTACCTGGATACCTACGCCTGGGTGCTGTACAAAATGGGCAATTACACCGAGGCCCGCAAATACCTGGAGCAGGCCGTGGCCATCTCTGACGATGCCACCATCGTGGAGCACTACGGTGATGTGCTCTTCAAGCTGGGCAAGAAAGAAGAAGCCGTAAGCCAGTGGCAGAAAGCCAAGCTGAAAGGGGAAGCCTCCGCCTTTATCGACCGAAAGATAAAAGAGAAAAAACTTTATGAGTAA
- a CDS encoding lytic transglycosylase domain-containing protein yields the protein MTYSKFLTLLTAMAGSICAFNASATAHSRLLEAPSAFGDSLSVSTDSLRSRTTAILADTSVQMLSSEELALMVEVVPNEPDDVIADRLSCLESDIPLVYNDFVRNFIDYFTIRNRKYTRTMLTRENVYFPLFEKYLKKHNMPDELKYLAIVESGLNPLAQSPVGAAGLWQFMKPTGREYGLHQTQYIDERLDPEKSTEAAMLFLRRLHKYYGDWELALAAYNCGQGNVNKAIRKAGGKKSFWDIFPYLPRETRGYVPSMTAVRYAMHYAGEHNIFSDSILYQPEVAYLEVKQELELDRLAAELHLSPEQLLALNPELKNNTIPGNKYKLRVPSTRATLLATAEDQSCILLAAASAPLRQNTPEQAPVLLASARTEAPVKSSEVKYTVQPGDNLISIARRHNVTVDQLKEWNNLNSSYIRPAQELQIIQQGQATTTVLASNTQAKADSRSVVEKKELIHHVQPGDTLWQISRKYDGISVEQIKKLNKLKSNNLKPGQKLILS from the coding sequence ATGACTTACAGCAAATTCCTAACATTGCTTACGGCTATGGCTGGTAGCATCTGCGCGTTTAACGCCAGTGCTACTGCCCATAGCCGTTTGCTTGAGGCGCCCTCCGCTTTCGGCGACTCCCTGTCCGTTTCAACGGACTCTCTAAGATCAAGGACCACTGCCATCCTAGCAGACACCAGTGTGCAGATGCTCTCGTCAGAAGAACTGGCCCTGATGGTGGAGGTGGTTCCAAACGAGCCGGATGATGTGATCGCAGACAGGTTAAGCTGCCTGGAATCGGACATTCCGCTGGTATACAACGATTTTGTAAGGAATTTTATCGATTACTTTACCATCCGCAACCGCAAGTATACGCGCACCATGCTCACGCGCGAGAACGTATACTTTCCGCTTTTCGAGAAATACCTCAAGAAGCACAACATGCCGGATGAGCTCAAGTACCTGGCCATCGTGGAGTCGGGCCTGAACCCGCTGGCACAGAGCCCCGTGGGGGCAGCCGGGCTTTGGCAGTTCATGAAGCCCACTGGCCGCGAGTATGGCCTGCACCAAACCCAGTACATCGACGAGCGCCTGGACCCGGAGAAGTCCACAGAGGCGGCCATGCTGTTTCTGCGCCGCCTGCATAAGTACTACGGCGACTGGGAGCTGGCGCTGGCGGCCTATAACTGCGGCCAGGGCAACGTAAACAAAGCCATTCGCAAGGCTGGCGGCAAGAAATCCTTCTGGGATATTTTCCCATACCTGCCCCGCGAGACAAGAGGCTATGTACCTAGTATGACGGCCGTGCGCTATGCCATGCACTATGCCGGCGAGCACAACATTTTCTCCGACTCTATACTTTACCAGCCCGAGGTGGCTTACCTGGAGGTAAAACAGGAGCTGGAGCTGGACAGGCTGGCTGCCGAGCTTCACCTCAGCCCGGAGCAGCTGCTCGCCCTGAATCCGGAACTAAAGAATAACACCATACCCGGCAACAAGTATAAACTGCGCGTTCCTTCCACCAGGGCCACTCTGCTGGCCACCGCCGAAGACCAGAGCTGTATACTTTTAGCCGCGGCCTCTGCCCCACTCCGGCAAAACACGCCGGAGCAGGCCCCTGTCCTGCTGGCGTCCGCCAGAACGGAGGCTCCGGTAAAATCATCTGAGGTAAAGTATACCGTACAACCCGGCGATAACCTGATCAGCATTGCCAGAAGGCATAACGTGACGGTGGACCAGCTGAAGGAATGGAACAACCTGAACAGCAGCTACATTAGGCCAGCACAGGAGCTTCAGATCATACAGCAGGGGCAGGCCACCACGACCGTGCTGGCTTCCAATACACAGGCAAAGGCTGACTCCAGATCAGTGGTAGAGAAAAAGGAGCTGATCCATCATGTGCAGCCGGGCGACACGCTCTGGCAGATTTCACGCAAGTATGACGGCATCAGTGTGGAACAGATAAAAAAGCTGAACAAGCTAAAGTCTAACAACCTGAAGCCTGGTCAGAAACTGATCCTGAGCTAG
- a CDS encoding Sec-independent protein translocase subunit TatA/TatB yields MCLNYIFLFLGDLGGGEMMVIMTAILLLFGADKLPSIARSFGRGMREFKDAADEIKHDLEQSIKDDPKSKKG; encoded by the coding sequence ATGTGCCTTAATTATATTTTCCTCTTCTTGGGAGACCTGGGGGGAGGTGAGATGATGGTCATCATGACCGCCATCCTTTTGCTGTTTGGCGCAGATAAGCTCCCGAGTATTGCCCGCTCTTTTGGCCGTGGCATGCGGGAGTTCAAAGATGCGGCAGACGAGATTAAACACGATCTAGAGCAATCCATTAAAGACGATCCTAAGTCCAAAAAAGGTTGA
- a CDS encoding DUF4292 domain-containing protein, with the protein MSKHLLLFVCGLLLLASCKKDTVPTSATASTTTVGAVKVENLDFTYLTSKSQVTLNDRNDNLSSGVSIRMQKDSVIWVSVLPGLGIEAARMMLTQDSVYFMNRLKKEYAATDYRFLRNKLQVDVNFDVLQAILLGNYQSTGSEKVLNLEARHHVQQQRQNLTLDYFISALNNKLEQLNARDNNTGNTITVKYNNFTPIGQVPFAYELVAQVLQKGQVSDFTLKHSRVTVSQEPLTFPFGVPGDYTHLSFN; encoded by the coding sequence ATGAGTAAGCATCTATTGCTTTTCGTATGCGGCTTACTGCTGTTGGCAAGCTGTAAGAAAGATACTGTCCCTACCTCCGCCACCGCCTCCACCACCACCGTTGGCGCCGTAAAAGTAGAGAACCTCGACTTTACCTACCTGACCAGTAAGAGCCAGGTCACCCTCAACGACAGGAACGACAATCTCTCCTCTGGTGTAAGTATACGTATGCAGAAGGACAGCGTGATCTGGGTATCGGTGTTACCAGGCCTGGGTATTGAGGCCGCCCGCATGATGTTAACGCAGGACTCGGTATACTTTATGAACCGCCTGAAGAAAGAATACGCCGCCACCGATTACCGCTTTCTGCGCAACAAGCTGCAGGTAGACGTGAATTTCGATGTGCTGCAGGCTATACTGTTGGGCAACTACCAGTCCACGGGCTCGGAGAAAGTGCTGAACCTAGAGGCCCGCCACCATGTGCAGCAGCAGCGCCAGAACCTCACCCTCGATTATTTTATCAGTGCCCTGAACAACAAACTGGAGCAACTCAACGCCAGAGACAATAACACCGGCAACACCATCACGGTAAAGTATAACAACTTCACGCCTATCGGCCAGGTACCTTTCGCGTATGAGCTGGTAGCGCAGGTGCTGCAAAAGGGCCAGGTGTCTGACTTTACCCTGAAGCACAGCCGCGTAACCGTTTCTCAGGAGCCCCTCACTTTTCCGTTCGGCGTACCCGGCGACTATACCCACCTGAGCTTTAATTAA
- the gatA gene encoding Asp-tRNA(Asn)/Glu-tRNA(Gln) amidotransferase subunit GatA yields the protein MRQYNSLRDIRTDIANGQVSCRQLTEQYLRNIREKAELNAFLEIFEEEALAQADAVDRKLANGTAGKLAGMVIGIKDVLAYEGHSLQASSQILNGFKSLYTASAVQRLLAEDAIIIGRQNCDEFAMGASNENSSFGNVLNADDPTRVPGGSSGGSAVAVQADLCLASIGSDTGGSVRQPASFCGVIGLKPTYSRISRYGLIAYASSFDQIGLITKDVEDAALLLEVIAGADGMDSTASQREVPAYSQLLQTDKKYKIGYIRDCFEREGLETEVKDAILGVKDMLRDAGHEVEGVDFPYLDFMVPTYYILTTAEASSNLGRYDGVKYGYRSDNVTDLTSLYKKTRAEGFGAEVQRRIVLGTFVLSADYYDAYYTKAQKVRRLIKEKTDELLQQYDFLILPTAPTTAFKIGENTANPLAMYLADIFTVQASLAGVPAISIPVGRDANGLSIGLQLMTRSFEEPQLLAFSNYILDKITVDA from the coding sequence TTGAGACAGTATAATTCGCTTCGCGACATCCGCACAGACATTGCCAATGGCCAGGTTTCGTGCAGGCAACTGACAGAGCAGTATCTCCGCAACATCAGGGAGAAGGCTGAGTTGAACGCTTTCCTGGAGATTTTTGAGGAAGAGGCGCTGGCCCAGGCCGACGCCGTTGACAGGAAGCTAGCCAACGGCACTGCCGGCAAGCTGGCAGGTATGGTTATAGGCATAAAGGACGTGCTGGCCTACGAGGGCCACAGCCTGCAGGCATCCAGCCAGATCCTGAACGGCTTTAAGTCGCTTTACACTGCCTCTGCAGTACAACGCCTGCTCGCTGAGGACGCCATCATCATTGGCCGCCAGAACTGCGATGAGTTTGCCATGGGTGCCTCTAACGAAAACTCCTCTTTCGGCAACGTGCTGAACGCCGATGACCCTACCCGTGTGCCGGGCGGTTCTTCGGGAGGCTCAGCCGTGGCCGTGCAGGCTGATCTTTGCCTGGCCTCTATCGGCTCTGATACAGGTGGATCGGTGCGCCAGCCGGCGTCATTCTGCGGTGTTATCGGCCTTAAGCCTACCTATTCCCGCATTTCCCGCTATGGCCTTATCGCCTACGCCTCTTCTTTCGACCAGATTGGCCTGATTACGAAGGACGTGGAGGATGCGGCCCTGCTACTGGAGGTAATAGCCGGTGCCGATGGCATGGACAGCACAGCCAGTCAGCGCGAGGTGCCGGCCTACAGCCAGCTATTGCAAACAGACAAAAAGTATAAGATCGGCTACATCCGCGACTGCTTTGAGCGCGAAGGACTGGAAACCGAAGTAAAAGATGCCATCCTTGGCGTAAAGGACATGCTGCGCGACGCAGGCCATGAGGTAGAGGGCGTGGATTTCCCATACCTTGACTTTATGGTGCCCACCTACTACATCCTCACCACGGCGGAGGCCAGCTCAAACCTGGGCCGCTACGACGGCGTGAAGTATGGCTACCGCTCCGATAATGTAACCGACCTGACATCGCTGTACAAGAAGACAAGGGCCGAAGGCTTTGGAGCGGAAGTACAGCGCCGCATCGTGCTGGGAACCTTTGTGCTCAGCGCCGATTATTACGACGCCTATTACACTAAGGCGCAAAAGGTGAGACGCCTGATCAAAGAGAAGACTGATGAGTTGCTTCAGCAATATGATTTCCTTATATTGCCTACCGCTCCTACCACCGCTTTTAAAATAGGAGAGAATACAGCGAACCCATTAGCCATGTACCTGGCTGACATCTTCACGGTTCAGGCCTCACTTGCAGGCGTGCCAGCCATCTCTATACCGGTTGGTCGCGATGCCAACGGCCTGTCCATCGGGTTGCAGTTAATGACCCGCTCATTTGAGGAGCCGCAGCTGCTGGCTTTCTCAAATTACATCCTGGACAAGATAACCGTTGACGCCTAA
- a CDS encoding NADP-dependent malic enzyme has product MIKVNKEDALNYHMDGKPGKIEVVPTKMVSTQHDLALAYSPGVAEPCKEIFADKDNVYKYTAKGNLVGVISNGTAVLGLGNIGPDASKPVMEGKGVLFKKFAGIDVFDIEIDSTDPEEFIRIVKSLEPTFGGINLEDIKAPESFKIENALKTQMNIPLMHDDQHGTAIISSAALLNALELVGKKIEQIRMVINGAGAAAIACAKLYVALGVKIDHIVMFDKEGIIRPERNDLDIYRAQFVTTRKITTLEEAMQDADVFVGLSAGNVLPPQYVQLMANDPIIFALANPDPEIPYEVAMATREDLIMATGRSDHPNQVNNVLGFPYIFRGALDVRATEINEAMKLAAVRALAELAKEPIPEIVNKAYGDNTISFGRFYLIPKPLDPRLITTVSPAVAKAAMESGVARKPITDWEAYEQELKERIGIDQKLMSRITTQAKKDPKTVVFAEADNYKILKAAQIVQEQRIATPILLGNPERIKAIIRENNMDLHGARIIDPQVEEDKKKEYAQILYQKRQRKGITLFDAQRLMRDRNYFGSMMLHNGEADALISGLTRDYSKTISPALQVIGVEEGINKVAGMYIVLGQKEPYFFADTTVTVNPTADELVDIIGLTTRTVRFFDTEPRVAMLSFSNFGSVRGDIPDKGAEAVRKAKLRYPDLLIDGEMQANTALNKNLLREHYPFSELAEKGANTLIFPTLTSGNIAYKLLQEIGGVEVIGPVLMGMRKPVHILQLGSSIRDIVNMVSIAVVDAQNYNDQHI; this is encoded by the coding sequence ATGATTAAAGTAAACAAAGAGGACGCCCTGAACTACCACATGGACGGAAAGCCCGGGAAGATTGAGGTAGTGCCAACCAAGATGGTGAGTACGCAGCACGACTTAGCACTGGCCTACTCTCCGGGTGTTGCAGAACCTTGCAAAGAGATTTTCGCTGATAAGGATAATGTATACAAGTATACTGCCAAGGGCAACCTGGTAGGTGTCATCTCGAATGGTACCGCTGTTTTGGGCCTCGGCAACATAGGCCCGGATGCCTCTAAACCGGTGATGGAGGGGAAAGGTGTGCTCTTCAAGAAATTCGCAGGGATAGATGTGTTCGACATTGAGATCGATAGCACCGACCCCGAGGAGTTTATCCGCATTGTGAAGTCGCTGGAGCCCACGTTTGGGGGCATTAACCTGGAGGATATCAAGGCACCGGAGAGCTTCAAGATCGAGAACGCGCTGAAGACGCAGATGAACATCCCGCTGATGCACGACGACCAGCATGGGACCGCCATCATCTCCTCCGCGGCTCTCTTAAACGCGCTGGAACTGGTTGGCAAGAAGATCGAGCAAATCAGAATGGTGATCAACGGCGCCGGCGCCGCCGCCATTGCCTGCGCCAAGCTGTACGTGGCCCTCGGTGTGAAGATAGATCATATCGTGATGTTCGACAAGGAGGGCATCATCCGTCCGGAGCGCAACGACCTGGATATCTACCGTGCGCAATTCGTGACCACGCGCAAAATTACCACGCTGGAAGAAGCCATGCAGGACGCCGACGTGTTCGTGGGCCTTTCTGCCGGAAACGTGCTGCCACCGCAGTACGTGCAGCTCATGGCCAACGACCCGATCATTTTCGCCCTGGCGAACCCCGACCCGGAGATCCCTTATGAGGTAGCGATGGCCACTCGCGAGGACCTGATCATGGCCACCGGTCGCTCCGACCATCCGAACCAGGTAAACAACGTGCTGGGCTTTCCCTACATTTTTAGGGGTGCGCTGGATGTGCGCGCTACGGAAATCAACGAGGCGATGAAACTGGCAGCCGTGCGTGCGCTGGCGGAACTGGCGAAGGAGCCCATTCCGGAGATCGTGAACAAGGCCTACGGCGACAACACCATCAGTTTCGGACGCTTCTACCTCATCCCTAAACCGCTGGACCCGCGCCTGATCACGACCGTATCACCGGCAGTGGCAAAGGCAGCCATGGAGAGCGGCGTAGCCCGCAAGCCCATCACCGATTGGGAAGCCTATGAGCAGGAGTTGAAGGAACGCATCGGCATAGACCAGAAGCTGATGTCGCGCATTACCACGCAGGCCAAGAAAGACCCGAAAACAGTGGTGTTTGCCGAGGCCGACAACTACAAGATCCTGAAGGCGGCACAGATCGTGCAGGAGCAACGCATTGCTACGCCTATACTTTTGGGCAACCCGGAGCGCATCAAAGCCATCATCAGGGAAAACAACATGGACCTGCACGGGGCACGCATCATAGACCCGCAGGTGGAGGAGGACAAGAAGAAAGAGTACGCCCAGATCCTTTACCAGAAGCGCCAACGCAAGGGCATCACCCTGTTCGATGCGCAGCGCCTGATGCGCGACCGCAACTACTTCGGAAGTATGATGCTACACAACGGCGAGGCCGATGCGCTTATCTCCGGCCTTACCCGCGACTATTCCAAAACCATTTCGCCGGCGCTGCAGGTGATCGGTGTGGAAGAAGGTATAAACAAGGTGGCCGGCATGTACATTGTGCTGGGCCAGAAGGAACCTTACTTCTTTGCCGACACCACGGTTACGGTGAACCCTACTGCTGACGAACTGGTGGACATCATCGGTCTGACGACCCGTACCGTGCGCTTCTTTGATACCGAGCCGCGCGTGGCCATGCTTTCGTTCTCCAACTTCGGCTCTGTGCGCGGCGATATCCCGGACAAAGGGGCCGAAGCAGTGCGGAAGGCCAAACTGCGCTACCCGGACCTGCTGATAGACGGGGAGATGCAGGCCAATACGGCCCTGAACAAAAACCTGCTCCGCGAGCACTATCCGTTCAGTGAACTGGCCGAAAAAGGGGCGAATACCTTGATTTTTCCGACGCTCACCTCGGGCAACATTGCCTACAAGCTGCTGCAGGAAATAGGTGGCGTTGAGGTGATTGGGCCTGTGCTGATGGGCATGCGCAAACCAGTGCATATCCTGCAGTTAGGCTCTTCCATCCGCGACATTGTGAACATGGTGTCCATTGCTGTCGTAGATGCTCAAAACTATAACGATCAACATATATAG
- a CDS encoding Sec-independent protein translocase subunit TatA/TatB, with product MGITNIFLFIGGLGGTEVVLILFAILLLFGAKRIPELAKGLGRGIREFKDATKEIKSDIENSVKDDSTTK from the coding sequence ATGGGTATCACTAACATTTTCTTATTTATTGGAGGCTTGGGCGGCACGGAAGTAGTCCTGATTCTGTTTGCAATTCTGTTGCTGTTCGGTGCTAAGCGTATCCCTGAGTTGGCTAAAGGCCTTGGCCGCGGCATTCGTGAGTTTAAAGATGCCACTAAGGAGATCAAGAGCGACATCGAGAATTCGGTGAAAGACGACAGCACTACCAAATAA